The following proteins are encoded in a genomic region of Desulfosporosinus youngiae DSM 17734:
- a CDS encoding glutaredoxin family protein, with protein MYTLPLCPYCARAKRFLSGRGIMFTEKNIFIPKNFKELRKVTDAIGVPVTIVGKRILTRFSSTEYEEVFRNY; from the coding sequence ATGTATACTCTACCTCTTTGCCCTTACTGCGCACGCGCTAAGCGATTCCTTTCGGGGAGAGGGATTATGTTTACAGAGAAAAATATTTTCATTCCTAAGAATTTCAAAGAATTAAGAAAAGTAACTGATGCCATCGGAGTTCCGGTAACCATTGTAGGGAAACGGATTCTAACCCGCTTTTCGTCTACTGAATATGAGGAGGTCTTCAGAAATTACTAA
- the mobA gene encoding molybdenum cofactor guanylyltransferase — MRRSSEITKLLRDFEKQLPKLKATGVLLAGGKSSRMKKEKAFLEIDGRSLAERSLEVLRNVFSEVIISSNTPERFAHFGVPIIQDEVLGRGPLEGLYQGLTAAAYDEVFFVACDMPFLKADIIRSLAKWISDYDVVVPKLKSGLHPLHAYYHRCCLPIIKKNLEAGCLKIIDLYPACSVKYVEEQELEGVSDSINVFCNVNTPEDWAAIHK; from the coding sequence ATGAGGAGGTCTTCAGAAATTACTAAACTACTACGAGACTTCGAAAAACAACTTCCGAAATTGAAGGCGACTGGAGTTTTATTAGCAGGCGGAAAAAGCTCGCGTATGAAAAAAGAAAAGGCTTTTCTCGAAATAGACGGAAGGTCTCTGGCAGAACGGAGTTTAGAGGTTTTGCGAAACGTATTTTCGGAAGTAATCATTAGCAGCAACACTCCAGAACGTTTTGCCCACTTTGGGGTACCTATTATTCAGGATGAAGTTCTCGGCCGAGGCCCGCTGGAAGGGCTATATCAGGGTTTAACAGCGGCCGCATATGATGAGGTTTTTTTTGTCGCCTGTGATATGCCATTTTTAAAAGCAGACATTATCCGCAGCTTGGCAAAATGGATTTCAGACTATGATGTTGTCGTTCCAAAGCTTAAGTCAGGCCTCCATCCGTTACACGCCTATTATCATCGCTGTTGCCTTCCCATAATAAAAAAGAATCTTGAGGCAGGGTGCCTCAAGATCATAGATCTCTATCCTGCCTGTTCCGTGAAGTATGTGGAAGAACAGGAACTGGAGGGGGTTTCGGATTCGATAAACGTCTTTTGCAACGTGAATACACCCGAAGACTGGGCAGCTATCCATAAATGA
- the fdhD gene encoding formate dehydrogenase accessory sulfurtransferase FdhD, producing the protein MPNETVTLSILKADGALIEGREDTVVREVPLTIHYNRDEIATLLCSPSQTVELTLGFLFNEGFIRVPEDVYEIRQDSSDHMVWVEGKPCVLQKELMSKRFVSACCGKSRASFCFANDALMVKPLVSTYSIPLQEAYNYAKFLQSYLPLFQETGGVHSGGVGNKGDILLTSYDIGRHNVFDKLSGEAFRTKLSLENHVIFFSGRVSSEILLKVAKMNVPILIARGAPTDMALSQATALNITIVGFAREQRLNIYTCPERIIF; encoded by the coding sequence ATGCCAAACGAAACGGTTACCCTTTCCATTCTTAAAGCCGATGGAGCATTAATAGAAGGAAGAGAAGATACAGTTGTCCGAGAGGTTCCATTAACTATTCACTATAATCGAGATGAGATCGCCACCCTATTGTGTTCACCTTCCCAGACTGTGGAACTTACTCTTGGGTTTTTATTCAACGAAGGGTTCATCCGGGTTCCTGAGGACGTGTACGAAATTCGCCAAGATTCTTCAGACCACATGGTTTGGGTTGAGGGTAAACCTTGTGTTTTACAGAAAGAACTTATGAGCAAACGATTTGTATCTGCCTGCTGCGGTAAAAGCAGAGCTTCGTTTTGTTTTGCCAATGATGCACTTATGGTTAAACCTCTTGTCTCAACTTATAGCATCCCACTTCAGGAAGCTTATAATTATGCTAAATTTTTACAATCCTATCTTCCTCTCTTTCAGGAGACGGGTGGGGTACACAGCGGCGGAGTTGGCAATAAAGGCGATATACTCCTAACCAGCTATGATATTGGCAGGCACAATGTCTTTGATAAGCTCAGCGGTGAAGCCTTTCGCACTAAGTTGAGCCTTGAAAACCATGTTATCTTCTTTAGCGGCAGAGTTTCCTCCGAAATCCTGCTTAAGGTTGCCAAAATGAATGTTCCCATCCTCATTGCCCGTGGCGCGCCGACAGATATGGCCCTTTCTCAAGCAACTGCTTTGAACATTACGATTGTGGGGTTTGCAAGGGAACAACGCTTAAATATTTACACCTGCCCGGAACGAATTATTTTCTGA
- the moaA gene encoding GTP 3',8-cyclase MoaA, whose protein sequence is MQDQFLRRIDYLRISVTDRCNLRCKYCMPEEGIQWMPHDLILTFEEILRLMRISTQLGFRRFRITGGEPLVRKDILEFLREGAQLPGVEDLMLTTNGLLLPEMAFDLKAAGVHRVNISLDTMDKTRFFENTRGGDVSKVIQGIFRSLEAGLNPVKVNVVVVRGFNTEELPSFLKLAKQYPLHVRFIELMPIGVSSEHRSDFVSIKEMKELLGLNEDAPTKVIAGGGPAEYFQPSGYKGSIGFISALSRHFCSTCNRVRLTADGKLRPCLHSKHEVDLREVLRSGSSDQDILKVFAQAVWHKPAEHHMNNEAWQDTRVMSQIGG, encoded by the coding sequence ATGCAAGATCAATTTCTTAGGCGAATTGATTATCTCAGAATTTCAGTGACGGATCGTTGTAATCTGCGTTGCAAATATTGTATGCCTGAAGAAGGGATACAATGGATGCCGCATGATTTGATTCTTACTTTCGAAGAAATACTTAGATTGATGAGGATAAGCACGCAATTAGGTTTTCGGAGATTTCGTATTACAGGCGGAGAACCTCTTGTGCGCAAGGACATTTTGGAATTCCTGCGCGAGGGGGCTCAACTTCCTGGAGTTGAAGATCTCATGCTCACAACGAACGGATTATTACTTCCGGAAATGGCTTTTGATTTAAAGGCTGCAGGAGTTCACCGAGTTAATATTAGCTTGGATACGATGGATAAAACCCGCTTTTTTGAGAATACTCGCGGAGGGGATGTCTCAAAAGTGATTCAGGGAATCTTTCGTTCGCTGGAGGCCGGCCTTAATCCGGTCAAAGTTAATGTTGTCGTTGTGCGCGGATTTAATACGGAAGAACTGCCCAGCTTTCTAAAGCTGGCTAAACAATATCCGCTTCATGTTCGATTTATTGAACTCATGCCGATTGGTGTCAGCTCGGAGCATCGGAGTGATTTTGTCTCAATTAAAGAAATGAAAGAACTACTAGGGCTCAATGAAGATGCTCCAACTAAAGTGATTGCCGGCGGAGGCCCTGCTGAATATTTTCAGCCAAGCGGTTATAAAGGAAGTATCGGCTTTATCAGCGCCCTGAGTCGTCATTTTTGCAGCACGTGCAATCGTGTGCGTTTGACGGCAGACGGTAAATTAAGACCGTGTTTGCATAGTAAACATGAAGTTGATTTAAGAGAGGTCCTGCGTTCGGGCAGTTCGGATCAGGATATTCTGAAGGTATTTGCACAGGCGGTTTGGCATAAACCAGCAGAACATCATATGAACAATGAAGCTTGGCAAGATACACGTGTAATGTCTCAGATCGGAGGGTAA
- the moaC gene encoding cyclic pyranopterin monophosphate synthase MoaC, which translates to MELTHFDEEGRARMVDVSDKAETARVAVAQGKILMKPETLERIRSGQIAKGDVLAVAQVAGIMAAKQTSQLIPMCHPLAITGAKLSFKLVEPGEIDIEASVKVHGKTGVEMEALTAVSIAALTIYDMCKAIDKTMTIQGIFLAEKLGGKSGHFVRD; encoded by the coding sequence ATGGAATTAACACATTTTGATGAAGAAGGACGCGCACGGATGGTGGATGTCAGTGACAAGGCAGAAACTGCTAGGGTTGCTGTTGCCCAAGGTAAGATACTGATGAAACCAGAAACCCTGGAAAGAATTCGCTCAGGGCAGATTGCTAAAGGAGACGTCTTAGCAGTGGCCCAAGTTGCGGGGATTATGGCGGCAAAGCAGACCTCACAACTGATTCCAATGTGCCATCCCTTAGCGATTACCGGTGCTAAATTAAGTTTTAAACTGGTGGAACCTGGTGAGATAGATATCGAAGCTAGCGTGAAAGTCCACGGAAAAACCGGTGTGGAAATGGAAGCATTAACAGCAGTTAGTATTGCTGCCTTGACCATTTATGACATGTGCAAAGCAATCGATAAGACGATGACGATCCAGGGAATTTTTCTGGCAGAAAAGCTGGGGGGAAAAAGCGGGCATTTTGTACGGGACTAA
- a CDS encoding MOSC domain-containing protein → MGKIVAVCTSERKGMRKKNVGEGILKVGFGLEGDAHGGDWHRMVSLLAMESIKSMQDKGLKVGPGDFAENLTTEGIELFTLPIGTKIKIGDTSIGEVTQIGKECHTKCAIYHQAGDCVMPKEGIFIRLLEGGVVRVGDSIEVIN, encoded by the coding sequence ATGGGAAAAATAGTAGCTGTTTGTACAAGTGAACGAAAAGGGATGCGCAAAAAGAATGTGGGTGAAGGCATCTTAAAAGTGGGCTTTGGGCTTGAAGGCGATGCTCATGGCGGAGACTGGCACCGGATGGTCAGTTTACTGGCGATGGAGAGTATTAAGTCCATGCAAGATAAAGGGTTGAAGGTAGGCCCAGGGGATTTCGCAGAGAATTTAACAACAGAAGGTATTGAATTATTTACTCTGCCGATTGGAACAAAAATAAAAATTGGAGATACAAGCATTGGAGAGGTAACACAAATTGGTAAGGAATGCCACACAAAATGCGCCATCTACCATCAAGCTGGAGATTGTGTGATGCCGAAAGAAGGAATTTTTATTCGGTTATTGGAGGGCGGAGTTGTTCGAGTCGGAGATAGCATTGAGGTGATCAATTGA
- a CDS encoding MogA/MoaB family molybdenum cofactor biosynthesis protein — protein MLRVGVITASDKGSRGEREDLSGPALAKLVQEIDGEVVEYVVLPDDQVLLEKTMRHWADELGLDLILTTGGTGFSMRDVTPEATLAVADRMVPGIAEVMRMESLKVTPKAMLSRAIAVLRKRTLIINMPGSVKAVRECFAAIAPAIPHGIQILKGEASECGSTIQQ, from the coding sequence ATGCTTCGCGTGGGAGTTATAACGGCTAGTGACAAGGGGTCACGTGGGGAAAGGGAAGACCTTTCCGGACCTGCCCTTGCTAAGCTTGTTCAGGAAATCGATGGAGAGGTTGTGGAGTATGTAGTGCTTCCTGATGACCAGGTGTTGCTGGAGAAAACCATGCGCCATTGGGCAGATGAACTTGGCCTGGATTTGATCTTAACGACCGGGGGTACGGGGTTTTCAATGCGGGATGTCACACCAGAGGCGACTCTGGCTGTCGCAGATCGAATGGTCCCGGGTATTGCCGAAGTCATGCGGATGGAGAGTCTTAAAGTGACTCCAAAGGCAATGTTAAGCAGAGCAATTGCAGTTCTTAGAAAGCGAACCCTGATTATTAATATGCCAGGCAGTGTTAAAGCAGTTCGCGAATGCTTCGCAGCGATTGCGCCTGCAATTCCCCATGGAATTCAGATTCTCAAAGGAGAAGCAAGTGAATGTGGGTCAACAATTCAGCAGTAA
- a CDS encoding NYN domain-containing protein — protein sequence MKAIAFVDYENIWASLLERSCELTPKQLVTFLHQYAERTNVELLAIYLYANFDREEFWRTQTTFESTNVFTRHVFGKNNYASTQLRRNAADLELMLEAQEILLTRASTFDMFLLLTGDGDFLSLLRKIRAWGKVVKVIGVAGSVHHTLQPFCEEDNLLQWILNQKHEIEYYPEHDLERGIQILGTLQIRLPYVASTKARATLTEFLGRSILQVKEFIRYLLKENILTEKEHPDPNLKIGKTKIYLLNLKNTKVQDALGSLYEEVLQRQIKLILD from the coding sequence TTGAAAGCCATAGCATTTGTCGATTATGAAAATATTTGGGCCAGTTTATTAGAGCGCAGTTGTGAATTGACGCCGAAACAATTGGTAACATTTTTGCATCAATATGCCGAGCGCACTAATGTAGAATTATTAGCCATCTATCTCTACGCCAATTTTGACCGGGAAGAGTTTTGGCGAACGCAAACGACGTTTGAAAGCACGAATGTTTTTACTCGTCATGTATTTGGAAAAAACAATTATGCTAGTACGCAACTTCGCCGCAATGCTGCCGATCTGGAGTTAATGCTTGAGGCCCAAGAGATATTGCTGACAAGAGCATCCACATTTGATATGTTTTTATTGCTGACAGGGGATGGAGATTTTCTTTCCTTATTAAGAAAAATACGAGCCTGGGGGAAGGTTGTTAAAGTGATCGGGGTCGCAGGAAGTGTTCATCATACTTTGCAGCCTTTTTGTGAGGAAGACAATCTTTTACAGTGGATCCTCAATCAAAAACATGAGATAGAGTATTATCCAGAGCATGATTTGGAACGAGGAATTCAGATTCTCGGAACACTCCAAATTCGATTGCCTTATGTTGCATCAACAAAAGCCAGAGCCACATTAACAGAATTTCTAGGGCGTTCGATCTTACAAGTAAAAGAGTTTATTCGCTACTTGTTAAAAGAAAATATTCTTACTGAAAAGGAGCATCCCGATCCAAATCTGAAGATTGGCAAGACTAAAATATACCTTCTTAATCTAAAGAATACTAAGGTTCAAGATGCTTTAGGAAGCCTTTATGAAGAAGTATTACAGCGGCAAATTAAATTAATTTTGGACTAA
- the groES gene encoding co-chaperone GroES has translation MNIKPLADRVIIKPLPMEEKTKSGIIMPDTAKEKPQEGEIVAAGPGKVEKGERIALEVKVGDRVMYSKYAGTEVKYDGQEYLILKETDILAIVG, from the coding sequence ATGAACATTAAACCTCTCGCTGATCGGGTAATCATCAAACCACTCCCGATGGAAGAAAAAACAAAGAGCGGTATTATTATGCCGGATACCGCAAAAGAAAAACCACAAGAAGGTGAAATCGTCGCCGCAGGTCCTGGAAAAGTGGAAAAAGGTGAACGCATTGCTCTTGAAGTAAAAGTGGGTGACCGTGTAATGTATTCCAAATATGCAGGAACTGAAGTCAAGTATGACGGTCAAGAATACTTAATTCTGAAAGAAACCGATATTTTAGCAATTGTTGGCTAA
- the groL gene encoding chaperonin GroEL (60 kDa chaperone family; promotes refolding of misfolded polypeptides especially under stressful conditions; forms two stacked rings of heptamers to form a barrel-shaped 14mer; ends can be capped by GroES; misfolded proteins enter the barrel where they are refolded when GroES binds): MAKQIIFNQDARHALERGVNALAEAVRVTLGPKGRNVVLDKKFGSPLITNDGVTIARDIELEDPFENMGAQLVKEVATKTNDVAGDGTTTATVLAQAIIREGLKNVAAGANPMGIKRGIEQAVEVVVADIKANAKLVETSEAIAQVATISASDKNIGDLIAQAMEKVGKDGVITVEEAKGMTTELQVVEGMQFDRGYISAYMITDTEKMEAVLNDPFILITDKKISAIQDVLPVLEKVVQAGRQLLIIAEDVDGEALPTLVLNKLRGTFTCVGVKAPGFGDRRKAMLEDIAVLTGGTVITEDLGLKLENTTLEMLGRSRQVRVTKEETTIVEGSGNNEDIKQRVEAIKRQIDETTSDFDREKLQERLAKLAGGVAVIQVGAATETEMKEKKLRIEDALAATRAAVEEGIVSGGGATLIDAIQALDKLDLTGDEATGVNIVRRALEEPLRQIANNAGYEGSVVVGKVRESGTRGIGFNAVTEVYEDMIAAGIVDPAKVTRSALQNAGSIAAMLLTTECLVSDLPAKDGGAGAMPGGMGGMGGMGGMM; the protein is encoded by the coding sequence TTGGCAAAGCAAATTATTTTTAATCAAGACGCTCGTCATGCATTAGAACGCGGTGTTAATGCTCTGGCTGAGGCTGTACGCGTAACCTTAGGACCTAAAGGACGTAATGTCGTTCTCGACAAGAAATTTGGATCTCCGCTAATTACAAACGATGGTGTTACGATTGCTCGTGATATCGAATTGGAAGATCCTTTCGAAAATATGGGTGCCCAGCTTGTTAAAGAGGTTGCTACTAAAACCAATGATGTAGCTGGTGACGGTACAACGACGGCTACCGTTTTAGCACAAGCCATTATTCGTGAAGGCCTCAAGAATGTTGCTGCCGGTGCTAATCCAATGGGCATTAAACGTGGAATTGAGCAGGCTGTGGAAGTTGTGGTTGCAGACATTAAAGCGAATGCCAAACTCGTAGAGACCAGCGAAGCTATCGCTCAAGTTGCTACTATCTCTGCCAGCGACAAAAACATTGGTGATCTGATTGCGCAAGCGATGGAAAAAGTCGGAAAAGACGGTGTCATTACTGTTGAAGAAGCAAAAGGCATGACAACCGAACTTCAAGTGGTTGAAGGAATGCAATTTGATCGCGGCTATATTTCCGCTTATATGATTACGGATACTGAGAAAATGGAAGCGGTACTCAATGATCCTTTCATTTTAATTACTGATAAAAAGATCAGTGCGATTCAAGATGTTTTACCAGTCTTAGAAAAAGTAGTGCAAGCTGGTCGCCAACTTTTAATCATTGCTGAAGATGTCGACGGGGAAGCTCTTCCTACGCTCGTTCTCAACAAATTACGTGGAACCTTTACTTGCGTTGGTGTTAAAGCCCCTGGCTTTGGAGATCGCCGCAAGGCAATGCTGGAAGACATTGCAGTTCTAACAGGTGGAACAGTTATCACTGAAGACTTGGGACTCAAGTTAGAAAACACGACTCTTGAAATGCTCGGTCGTTCACGTCAAGTTCGCGTCACCAAAGAAGAAACCACTATTGTCGAAGGATCTGGCAACAACGAAGATATTAAACAGCGCGTTGAAGCCATTAAACGTCAAATAGATGAAACCACCTCTGACTTTGATCGTGAAAAACTCCAAGAGCGTTTAGCGAAATTAGCGGGCGGAGTTGCGGTCATTCAAGTTGGTGCAGCTACCGAAACTGAAATGAAAGAGAAAAAGCTTCGCATTGAAGATGCTTTAGCTGCTACTCGTGCCGCTGTTGAAGAAGGAATCGTGTCTGGCGGAGGTGCTACTCTGATTGATGCCATTCAGGCTTTAGATAAGCTGGATTTGACAGGTGACGAGGCAACGGGTGTCAATATTGTTCGTCGTGCTCTCGAAGAACCACTTCGTCAAATCGCCAACAATGCCGGATATGAAGGTTCCGTAGTCGTTGGAAAGGTTCGTGAATCCGGTACAAGAGGGATTGGCTTTAATGCCGTAACCGAAGTCTATGAAGACATGATTGCTGCCGGTATTGTTGACCCAGCAAAAGTTACTCGTTCTGCTCTGCAAAATGCAGGCTCCATTGCTGCTATGCTCCTCACCACGGAATGCTTGGTTTCTGACTTGCCGGCTAAAGATGGCGGAGCAGGTGCTATGCCAGGCGGAATGGGTGGCATGGGCGGAATGGGCGGCATGATGTAA